The following are from one region of the Calditrichota bacterium genome:
- a CDS encoding OadG family protein has protein sequence MFGSHNITEALAIVAAGLAVVFAGLTLIWLAISLFNWFASIAKRRKEAAAVPEVTVAKAPAAEVPREHLLAIGTAVELYRRLHLEVPESAVTFERGDVRTGWKLGFRYGQRQRPAR, from the coding sequence ATGTTTGGAAGTCACAACATCACCGAGGCATTAGCGATCGTCGCTGCCGGCTTGGCCGTGGTCTTTGCCGGCCTGACGCTCATCTGGCTGGCTATTTCCCTATTCAATTGGTTCGCGAGCATAGCGAAGCGACGCAAGGAAGCCGCGGCGGTTCCAGAGGTGACGGTGGCAAAGGCGCCAGCAGCCGAGGTGCCCCGCGAGCACCTGTTGGCCATTGGCACGGCCGTCGAGTTGTATCGGCGCTTGCACCTGGAAGTTCCGGAAAGCGCGGTCACTTTTGAACGCGGCGACGTCCGCACCGGTTGGAAGCTCGGGTTCCGCTATGGGCAGCGCCAGCGCCCCGCGAGGTAG
- a CDS encoding biotin/lipoyl-binding protein gives MKEKKLILEIEGKEYTVVISDFGPQEATIAVDGKPYKVALKDLGSEQVAEVRPAPAPPPSALEPQVPVFAPAKRVAPGSPIHRPKTVGSDYAIAAPLPGLIVKILVRDGDVVRRGQAVAILEAMKMENEVTSQTEGVVIDVRYREGDSVNQGDVLVLLKPVEG, from the coding sequence ATGAAGGAAAAGAAGCTGATATTGGAGATCGAAGGAAAAGAGTACACGGTAGTCATCAGCGACTTTGGCCCGCAGGAGGCCACCATTGCGGTCGATGGCAAGCCCTACAAGGTGGCGCTCAAGGACCTGGGCAGCGAGCAGGTCGCCGAGGTAAGGCCTGCGCCTGCGCCGCCTCCCTCGGCCTTGGAGCCGCAGGTACCTGTGTTCGCCCCGGCTAAGCGCGTTGCCCCTGGTTCGCCAATCCATCGCCCGAAGACGGTCGGCAGCGACTATGCCATCGCCGCCCCTTTGCCTGGACTCATCGTCAAGATCCTGGTGCGCGATGGCGACGTGGTCAGGCGGGGTCAGGCCGTGGCCATCTTGGAAGCCATGAAAATGGAAAACGAAGTGACCTCGCAGACCGAGGGGGTGGTGATCGACGTGCGCTACCGGGAAGGGGATTCTGTCAACCAGGGTGACGTGCTCGTCCTTCTCAAGCCGGTGGAGGGATAG
- a CDS encoding acyl-CoA carboxylase subunit beta: MSIERKILELKQKQEIARLGGGIESIEKQHAKGKLTARERISLLLDKNSFEELDMFRTSTTSQVGLGDKQVFGDGIITGYGSIFGRLVFVYSFDFTVYGGSLSQVVAEKVVKVMDMAAKVGAPIIGINDSGGARIQEGVDALAGYTDIFLRNVLYSGVIPQISAVVGPAAGGAVYSPALTDFIFMVRRTSFMFLTGPKVVKQVTHEEVSADELGGADVHATKSGITHFTFDNEHSLFEGIRTLLRYLPQNNMEEPVVIPNNDPTDRLSEELNYIVPESPNKPYDMKTIIRTVLDNNEFLEVQELFAPNVIIGFGRLNGRSVGIVANQPKHLAGVLDCKASVKAARFVRFCDCFNIPVITFEDVPGFMPGTAQEYNGIIAHGAKMLYAYAEATVPKITVITRKAYGGAFCVMNSKQLRGDIIYAWPTAEIAVMGPEGASEIIYAKEIQAAEDPEKKLAEKIQEYREKFANPYVAASRGMIDEVIEPKVTRYKLIKALEMLKNKRDENPPKKHGNIPL, translated from the coding sequence ATGAGCATTGAGCGCAAGATACTCGAACTGAAGCAGAAGCAAGAGATCGCCCGCCTGGGTGGGGGCATCGAGTCCATCGAGAAGCAGCATGCCAAAGGCAAGCTGACCGCCCGCGAGCGCATCAGTCTGCTCCTGGACAAGAACAGCTTCGAAGAGCTGGACATGTTCCGCACCTCCACCACCAGCCAGGTAGGCCTGGGGGATAAGCAGGTTTTTGGTGACGGCATCATCACCGGCTACGGCAGCATCTTCGGCCGCCTGGTGTTCGTCTACTCCTTCGACTTTACCGTGTACGGCGGCTCGTTGTCGCAAGTGGTGGCTGAAAAGGTGGTCAAGGTTATGGACATGGCCGCCAAGGTGGGAGCACCCATTATCGGCATCAACGACTCGGGTGGCGCCCGCATCCAGGAGGGGGTGGACGCCCTTGCCGGCTACACCGACATCTTCCTGCGCAACGTGCTCTACTCCGGCGTGATCCCGCAGATAAGCGCAGTGGTTGGTCCGGCCGCAGGGGGGGCAGTTTACTCGCCCGCGCTCACCGACTTTATCTTCATGGTGCGGCGCACGTCGTTCATGTTCCTCACCGGCCCGAAGGTGGTCAAGCAGGTGACGCACGAAGAAGTCTCGGCCGACGAGCTGGGGGGCGCCGACGTGCATGCCACCAAGAGCGGCATCACCCACTTTACCTTTGACAACGAACACAGCCTGTTCGAGGGCATCCGTACCCTGTTGCGGTACCTGCCGCAGAACAACATGGAGGAGCCGGTGGTCATCCCCAACAACGACCCCACCGACCGCCTCAGCGAGGAGCTCAACTACATCGTCCCAGAGAGCCCGAACAAGCCGTACGACATGAAGACGATTATCAGGACGGTCCTGGACAACAACGAGTTCTTAGAGGTGCAGGAGCTGTTCGCGCCCAATGTCATCATCGGTTTCGGACGCTTGAACGGCCGCTCGGTGGGCATTGTCGCCAATCAACCCAAGCATCTGGCCGGGGTGTTGGACTGCAAGGCTTCGGTAAAGGCGGCGCGCTTTGTGCGCTTCTGCGACTGTTTCAACATCCCAGTGATCACCTTCGAGGATGTGCCCGGTTTCATGCCTGGCACGGCTCAGGAGTACAACGGCATCATTGCCCACGGCGCAAAGATGCTCTATGCGTACGCCGAGGCCACCGTGCCCAAGATCACCGTGATCACGCGCAAGGCGTATGGTGGCGCCTTCTGCGTCATGAACTCCAAGCAACTGCGCGGCGACATCATTTACGCCTGGCCCACGGCGGAGATTGCCGTCATGGGGCCGGAAGGGGCGAGCGAAATCATTTACGCCAAGGAGATTCAGGCGGCCGAGGACCCGGAGAAGAAACTGGCCGAGAAGATCCAGGAATACCGCGAAAAGTTCGCCAATCCGTACGTTGCTGCCAGCCGGGGCATGATCGACGAGGTCATCGAGCCGAAGGTGACGCGTTACAAGCTCATCAAAGCCCTGGAGATGCTGAAGAACAAGCGGGACGAGAACCCGCCCAAGAAGCACGGCAACATTCCGTTGTAG